In Sphingomonas panacisoli, one genomic interval encodes:
- a CDS encoding TonB-dependent receptor codes for MIGTRTRMIHAALYSGAAIAALLAAPASAQDAPAPAATEVQDDSGTGDIVITARRREETLLNVPIAVTALSADKLDKIGAVDLTDLQAVSPNTTIKDARGTNSTLAAFIRGVGQQDPVPGFEAGIGIYLDDVYLNRPQAAVLDIYDVERIEVLRGPQGTLYGRNTIGGAIKYVTKRLPDTFSASIRGAYGSYNQADGIVSLSAPIGDMVRIGVSGARLTRDGFGKNRFLNIDNYNKNIWAGRGTVEFESPDGGLFVRITGDYTHDTSAPRNGHRLFAGLLTGSPLLSNVFDTNAGLKNPKQDIQAGGLSMAVTAKLGGGFTLRSISAWRKDRSFTPIDFDSTPSVDVDVPAVYRNEQTSQEFQLAYSSEKLNGLVGFYYLGAKAATGFDVLLYTTGDAIPAGAPLFGPYPQFDAYTAGDVRTETQSIFADFTYDFTPQISLSLGGRYTWDERKSFVYKANYILGPTSEFGGNPTAFGAPATNFRGRAMFKRFTPRASISFKPSENHLLYASYSEGFKGGGFDPRGSGTSAPISNAAAGRTYQDIYNYLSFDPEIVKSYEIGWKGSAFGKRLTWALDGFYADYTDVQIPGSVACVVNGAPNFCGITTNAAKATIKGIELESTAVLARGFAGPGSNVSLSGAVGYIEPKYKNYIGPTGTDVAAFRQFQNTPKWTASGTLAANLPIGGGDLNASTVVSYRSTTHQFEVSSPFLDQPGYTLWDANLTYSFGSKGQYSIGVHAKNLTDVHYKIGGYQYLAANAATGAIIYTPTGGVTPTLGKEGVASAFYGNPRQIFGTFSLKF; via the coding sequence ATGATCGGCACTCGCACGCGCATGATCCACGCGGCGCTCTATTCGGGGGCGGCGATCGCGGCATTGCTGGCGGCACCCGCATCGGCGCAGGACGCGCCCGCACCGGCGGCAACCGAGGTTCAGGATGACAGCGGCACTGGCGACATCGTCATTACCGCGCGCCGCCGCGAGGAAACGCTACTCAACGTGCCGATCGCGGTCACCGCTTTGTCGGCCGACAAGCTCGACAAGATCGGCGCGGTCGATCTGACCGACCTCCAGGCCGTATCCCCCAATACCACGATCAAGGACGCGCGCGGCACCAACTCGACGCTCGCAGCCTTCATCCGCGGCGTCGGTCAGCAGGATCCGGTTCCCGGGTTCGAAGCGGGCATCGGTATCTATCTTGACGACGTGTATCTCAACCGTCCGCAGGCCGCGGTGCTCGACATCTACGACGTAGAGCGGATCGAAGTGCTGCGCGGGCCGCAAGGGACGCTGTACGGCCGCAACACGATCGGCGGCGCGATCAAGTATGTGACGAAGCGCCTGCCCGACACGTTCTCGGCATCGATTCGCGGCGCCTATGGGTCGTACAACCAGGCCGACGGCATCGTCAGTCTGTCGGCGCCGATCGGCGACATGGTCCGGATCGGCGTGTCGGGCGCGCGGCTGACGCGCGACGGGTTCGGCAAGAACCGTTTCCTCAACATCGACAATTACAACAAGAACATCTGGGCGGGCCGCGGCACGGTCGAGTTCGAGAGCCCGGACGGCGGGCTGTTCGTCCGCATCACCGGCGACTACACCCACGACACCTCGGCGCCGCGCAACGGCCATCGCCTGTTCGCCGGCCTGCTGACCGGTTCGCCGCTGCTGTCGAACGTCTTCGACACGAATGCCGGGCTCAAGAATCCGAAGCAGGACATCCAGGCCGGCGGCTTGTCGATGGCGGTCACCGCGAAGCTGGGCGGCGGGTTCACGCTCCGCAGCATCAGCGCGTGGCGCAAGGACCGCAGCTTCACGCCGATCGATTTCGATTCGACCCCGTCGGTCGACGTCGATGTTCCCGCCGTCTATCGCAACGAGCAGACCAGCCAGGAATTCCAGCTGGCCTATTCGAGCGAAAAATTGAACGGCCTGGTCGGCTTCTATTATCTCGGCGCGAAGGCAGCCACCGGGTTCGACGTGCTGCTGTACACGACCGGCGACGCCATTCCGGCGGGGGCGCCGCTGTTCGGCCCCTATCCGCAGTTCGACGCCTACACCGCCGGCGACGTCCGGACCGAGACGCAGTCGATCTTCGCCGACTTCACCTACGACTTCACCCCGCAGATCAGCCTGTCGCTGGGCGGCCGCTATACGTGGGATGAGCGCAAGTCGTTCGTCTACAAGGCGAACTACATCCTCGGCCCGACGTCCGAATTCGGCGGCAACCCGACGGCTTTCGGCGCCCCGGCGACCAATTTCCGCGGCCGCGCGATGTTCAAGCGCTTTACCCCGCGCGCGTCGATCAGCTTCAAGCCCAGCGAGAACCACCTGCTGTACGCATCCTATTCTGAAGGGTTCAAAGGCGGCGGGTTCGATCCGCGCGGCTCCGGCACGTCGGCGCCGATCAGCAACGCCGCGGCGGGCCGTACCTATCAGGACATCTACAATTACCTCTCGTTCGATCCCGAGATCGTGAAGAGCTACGAAATCGGCTGGAAGGGTTCGGCGTTCGGCAAGCGGCTGACCTGGGCGCTCGACGGTTTCTATGCCGACTATACCGACGTCCAGATTCCGGGCTCGGTCGCCTGCGTCGTCAACGGCGCGCCCAATTTCTGCGGCATCACGACCAACGCCGCCAAGGCGACCATCAAGGGTATCGAACTGGAAAGCACCGCGGTCCTCGCGCGCGGCTTTGCCGGGCCTGGATCGAACGTCTCGCTGTCGGGCGCGGTCGGTTACATCGAGCCCAAGTACAAGAATTACATCGGCCCGACCGGCACCGACGTCGCGGCGTTCCGCCAGTTCCAGAACACGCCGAAATGGACGGCCTCGGGCACGCTCGCGGCGAACTTGCCGATCGGCGGCGGCGACCTGAACGCGTCGACCGTCGTGTCGTATCGCAGCACGACGCATCAGTTCGAAGTGTCGAGCCCGTTCCTCGACCAGCCCGGCTACACGCTGTGGGACGCCAATCTGACCTACAGCTTCGGGTCGAAGGGCCAGTATTCGATCGGCGTGCATGCCAAGAACCTGACCGACGTCCACTACAAGATCGGCGGGTATCAATATCTGGCGGCGAACGCGGCGACCGGGGCGATCATCTACACCCCGACCGGCGGCGTGACGCCGACCTTGGGCAAGGAAGGCGTCGCGAGCGCGTTCTACGGCAATCCGCGCCAGATATTCGGAACCTTCTCGCTCAAGTTCTGA
- the pheT gene encoding phenylalanine--tRNA ligase subunit beta yields the protein MKFTWQWLARHLDMPAQVGFDDIIDGLTRIGLEVEGVENPGEKLAGFKIAKVLTAERHPQADKLQVLTVDAGDGVPLQVVCGAPNARAGIFGVLGLPGAVVPANGMELRVSAIRGVESNGMMCSTRELELGEDHDGIIELDGMDPSAVGRDFADYAGLNDPVIDVSITPNRQDCMGVRGIARDLAAAGLGTLVPLDVPTIDGAGTGPDVRTDDPDGCPAFYAQSVSGVVNGEAPDWMRRLLTAIGQKPISALVDITNFVSVDLGRPLHVYDKAKLSGGLVARRATPGEQVLALNGKTYMLEPGMTVIADDKAVHDIGGIMGGEESGVSEATTDVVIECAYFDPDHIARTGQKLMLTSDARQRFERGVDPAFLDDGLAIATQLVLSHCGGTASTVTRAGKPPLEPKTVAYDPVRAETLGGLAVAADRQRDILTRLGFVVADDWTVTVPTWRRDVDGPADLVEEVIRIEGIDNVPSTPLPRIPGVATPTATPEQKLERKVRRAAAARGLDEAVTWSFLSQTEADAFGGGAWSLANPISEDLKVMRPSLLPGLLSAAARNLNRGAVSIRLFELGRRYLADAERSTLGVVLAGDKRARGWQAGKAAPYDAFDAKAEALALLAAAGAPVDNLQVMGEAGDTWHPGQSGTLRLGPKTVLAAFGMVHPSTTKAFDLDGPVVAVELYLDAIPAKRGGNGFMRPAYAPPALQAVKRDFAFTVPAGLTADALTRAVRGADKAAITGARVFDLFERDGVRSMAVEVTLQPSDKTFTEADLKGIADRVVVAAEKLGASLRG from the coding sequence ATGAAGTTCACCTGGCAATGGCTGGCGCGGCATCTCGATATGCCGGCGCAGGTCGGCTTCGACGACATTATCGACGGCCTGACGCGTATCGGTCTGGAGGTCGAAGGCGTCGAGAATCCGGGCGAGAAACTGGCCGGATTCAAGATCGCCAAGGTGCTGACCGCGGAACGCCACCCGCAGGCCGACAAGCTGCAAGTGCTGACCGTGGACGCCGGCGACGGTGTACCGCTCCAAGTCGTGTGCGGCGCTCCCAATGCGCGCGCGGGCATATTCGGGGTGCTCGGACTGCCCGGCGCGGTCGTTCCGGCCAACGGCATGGAGTTGAGGGTTTCCGCGATCCGCGGTGTCGAATCGAACGGCATGATGTGTTCGACGCGCGAGCTCGAACTCGGCGAGGACCATGACGGCATCATCGAGCTGGACGGCATGGATCCGAGCGCGGTGGGTCGCGATTTCGCCGATTATGCCGGCCTGAACGATCCCGTCATCGACGTATCGATCACGCCCAACCGCCAGGACTGTATGGGCGTCCGCGGGATCGCGCGCGACCTGGCGGCCGCCGGCCTGGGGACGCTTGTGCCGCTCGACGTGCCGACCATCGACGGCGCCGGGACCGGGCCGGACGTGCGGACCGACGATCCGGACGGCTGCCCCGCTTTCTACGCCCAAAGCGTGTCCGGCGTGGTCAATGGCGAGGCGCCCGATTGGATGCGTCGCCTGCTGACCGCGATCGGGCAGAAGCCGATCTCGGCGCTGGTCGACATTACCAATTTCGTGTCGGTCGATCTCGGCCGGCCGCTGCACGTCTACGACAAGGCCAAGCTATCGGGCGGGCTCGTCGCGCGCAGGGCGACGCCGGGCGAGCAGGTGCTGGCGCTCAACGGCAAAACCTACATGCTCGAGCCGGGCATGACGGTGATAGCCGACGACAAGGCCGTGCACGATATCGGCGGGATCATGGGCGGCGAGGAATCGGGCGTGTCCGAGGCGACCACCGACGTCGTCATCGAATGCGCCTATTTCGATCCCGACCATATCGCGCGGACCGGGCAGAAATTGATGCTGACCAGCGATGCGCGCCAGCGGTTCGAGCGCGGCGTCGATCCGGCGTTCCTGGACGACGGGCTCGCGATCGCGACGCAGCTGGTGCTTAGCCATTGCGGCGGCACCGCAAGCACCGTCACGCGCGCGGGCAAGCCGCCGCTCGAACCGAAGACGGTCGCATACGATCCGGTCCGCGCGGAAACGCTCGGCGGGCTCGCCGTCGCCGCGGATCGCCAGCGCGACATCCTGACGCGGCTGGGCTTCGTCGTCGCCGACGACTGGACCGTCACGGTCCCGACCTGGCGCCGCGACGTCGACGGTCCCGCCGACCTGGTCGAGGAAGTCATCCGCATCGAAGGGATCGACAACGTCCCCTCGACCCCGCTGCCGCGCATCCCCGGCGTCGCGACGCCGACCGCGACGCCCGAGCAGAAGCTCGAGCGAAAGGTCCGCCGCGCGGCGGCCGCGCGCGGGCTCGACGAGGCCGTGACCTGGTCGTTCCTGAGCCAGACCGAAGCCGATGCGTTCGGCGGCGGCGCGTGGAGCCTCGCCAACCCGATCAGCGAAGACCTGAAGGTTATGCGTCCGTCGTTGCTCCCGGGCCTGCTGTCGGCGGCGGCGCGCAACCTCAATCGCGGCGCGGTGAGCATCCGACTGTTCGAACTCGGCCGCCGCTATCTCGCCGACGCCGAACGCTCGACCTTGGGCGTCGTGCTGGCGGGCGACAAGCGCGCGCGCGGCTGGCAGGCCGGCAAGGCCGCACCCTACGACGCGTTCGACGCCAAGGCCGAAGCGCTGGCACTGCTCGCCGCAGCCGGCGCGCCGGTCGACAATCTGCAGGTCATGGGCGAGGCCGGCGATACGTGGCATCCCGGCCAGTCGGGCACGCTCCGGCTCGGACCGAAGACCGTGCTCGCCGCGTTCGGCATGGTCCACCCCTCGACCACCAAGGCATTCGACCTCGACGGACCGGTCGTCGCGGTCGAACTGTATCTCGACGCCATTCCTGCCAAGCGCGGCGGCAACGGCTTCATGCGCCCGGCCTACGCCCCGCCCGCGCTGCAGGCGGTCAAGCGCGACTTCGCCTTCACCGTCCCCGCCGGGCTGACCGCCGACGCGCTGACGCGTGCCGTGCGCGGCGCCGACAAGGCCGCGATCACGGGCGCGCGCGTGTTCGACCTGTTCGAACGCGACGGCGTGCGGTCGATGGCGGTAGAGGTGACGCTGCAGCCGAGCGACAAGACCTTCACCGAAGCGGATCTGAAAGGCATCGCGGATCGCGTCGTCGTCGCAGCCGAAAAGCTGGGCGCGAGCTTGCGTGGCTGA
- a CDS encoding TetR/AcrR family transcriptional regulator gives MAQRGGTATPVTDAERDRQELDATASAGKAPRTDRGRRTLRALLDAAAAEFGEKGFHEGSISGITRRAGVALGSFYTYFDSKDAIFRALVRDMSDQVRDHVAPALRAAPDQIAAERAGLLGFLEFVRGHKEIYRIIDESEFVDPASFRAHYATTAERIEQRLKAAAGRGEIRADVSDVHAWAVMGMNVFLGLRYGVWDEDRTPDAVADTVADMLRTGLAPR, from the coding sequence ATGGCGCAGCGTGGCGGAACGGCAACGCCAGTCACGGACGCGGAGCGCGATCGCCAAGAGCTCGACGCGACTGCCAGCGCGGGGAAGGCGCCGCGCACCGATCGCGGCCGTCGGACCTTGCGCGCGCTGCTCGACGCCGCCGCCGCCGAGTTCGGCGAAAAGGGTTTCCATGAAGGGTCGATCAGCGGGATCACGCGGCGCGCGGGCGTCGCGCTGGGCAGTTTCTACACCTATTTCGATTCGAAGGACGCGATCTTCCGCGCGCTGGTCCGCGACATGTCGGACCAGGTCCGCGATCACGTCGCCCCGGCGTTACGCGCCGCGCCCGACCAGATCGCCGCCGAACGCGCCGGCCTGCTCGGGTTCCTCGAGTTCGTGCGCGGTCACAAGGAAATCTACCGGATCATCGACGAATCGGAATTCGTCGATCCCGCGAGTTTCCGCGCGCATTACGCGACCACGGCCGAGCGTATCGAACAGCGTCTGAAGGCCGCAGCGGGGCGCGGCGAGATCCGCGCCGACGTATCCGACGTCCATGCCTGGGCGGTGATGGGGATGAACGTATTCCTGGGCCTGCGCTACGGCGTCTGGGACGAGGATCGCACGCCCGACGCAGTCGCCGACACCGTCGCCGATATGCTGCGGACTGGTCTGGCGCCCCGTTAG
- a CDS encoding spinster family MFS transporter, giving the protein MTTRTERPGYPGIVLAMLLLVYTFNFLDRQILGILAKPIQDSLKLDDAQFGAIAGSAFAILYSVLGVPLAIAADRWGKTRVIAGSLIVWSAFTALCGTAAGFWQLFLYRLGVGVGEAGGVAPSYALIADYFPVERRARALAIYGMGVPIGLGSGVLLGGWIASRVDWQTAFITVGVAGILIAPIFMLLVRDKPRPVGPAATADAGSAVAVIPILWKKPAYWLLAIGAGCSSMAGYGLAVWVPKIIAVHYGWTAKADLFTVGLFMGSLLLVGGASGVFMGGVLADKFGKADRAWYVRIPAIAWLITAPTFMIGLLTPSPLIAWFVLLIPNALNTLWLGPIIAAVQHLAPTRMRAGASGTFLLVNNLMGLGLGPWLMGALSVALKGSYGADSLRIAAIIAVGLYLVAAALAFLAIKPLKNGWVESED; this is encoded by the coding sequence GTGACGACGCGAACCGAGCGGCCGGGCTATCCGGGGATCGTGCTGGCGATGCTGTTGCTCGTCTACACCTTCAATTTCCTCGACCGTCAGATCCTCGGCATCCTCGCCAAACCGATCCAGGACAGTCTTAAGCTCGACGATGCGCAATTCGGGGCGATCGCCGGGTCGGCTTTCGCCATCCTCTATTCTGTCCTCGGCGTGCCGCTCGCGATCGCCGCCGACCGCTGGGGCAAGACGCGCGTCATCGCCGGGTCGCTGATAGTGTGGAGCGCCTTCACCGCTTTGTGCGGGACCGCAGCGGGGTTCTGGCAATTGTTTCTCTATCGCTTGGGCGTCGGCGTCGGCGAGGCAGGCGGCGTCGCGCCGTCCTATGCGCTGATCGCCGATTATTTCCCGGTCGAACGTCGCGCCCGCGCGCTGGCGATCTACGGCATGGGCGTGCCGATCGGGCTCGGCTCGGGCGTGTTGCTCGGCGGGTGGATCGCGTCGCGGGTCGACTGGCAGACTGCGTTCATCACGGTCGGGGTCGCGGGCATCCTGATCGCCCCGATCTTCATGCTGTTGGTGCGCGACAAGCCGCGTCCAGTGGGCCCGGCCGCTACCGCCGACGCCGGTTCGGCGGTCGCGGTGATCCCGATCCTGTGGAAGAAGCCCGCCTACTGGCTGCTCGCGATCGGCGCGGGGTGCAGCTCGATGGCAGGGTACGGACTCGCCGTCTGGGTGCCCAAGATCATCGCGGTCCATTACGGCTGGACCGCCAAGGCCGATCTGTTCACGGTCGGGCTGTTCATGGGATCGCTGTTGCTGGTCGGCGGGGCGTCCGGCGTGTTCATGGGCGGCGTCTTGGCCGACAAGTTCGGCAAGGCCGATCGCGCCTGGTACGTGCGCATCCCCGCCATCGCCTGGCTGATCACCGCGCCGACCTTCATGATCGGGCTGCTGACGCCGTCGCCGCTGATCGCCTGGTTCGTGCTGCTGATCCCCAACGCGCTCAACACTTTGTGGCTCGGGCCGATCATCGCCGCGGTCCAGCACCTCGCACCGACGCGGATGCGCGCGGGGGCGTCGGGCACGTTCCTGCTCGTCAACAACCTGATGGGACTGGGGCTTGGCCCATGGCTGATGGGCGCGCTGTCGGTGGCGCTGAAGGGCAGTTACGGCGCGGACTCGCTGCGTATCGCGGCGATCATCGCGGTGGGGCTGTACCTCGTCGCCGCAGCGCTCGCCTTTCTCGCGATCAAGCCACTCAAGAACGGCTGGGTCGAGTCCGAAGACTAG
- a CDS encoding beta-ketoacyl-ACP synthase III, with translation MRRAVLLGTGSALPARRVSNAELAETVDTSDDWIVERTGIRFRHIASPDETTGTLGCDAAKAALAAAGKRADEIDLIVLATATPDQTFPATATKIQAMLGINDCVAFDVGAVCSGFLYAIQVADSMIRGGVATRALVIGSETFSRILDWEDRATCVLFGDGAGAVVLEAQDVAEDGPGILTTKLHADGRHNELLYVDGGPSTTGTVGKVRMKGREVFRHAVTNLASVMDESLGAIGLTAADVDWVVPHQANARILDATARKLGLPAEKVVVTVDQHANTSAASVPLALDAASRDGRIKPGQIVVLEAMGGGFTWGAAVLRT, from the coding sequence ATGAGGCGCGCGGTCCTGCTCGGCACCGGATCGGCGCTGCCGGCGCGGCGCGTGTCCAACGCCGAACTCGCCGAGACCGTCGATACCTCCGACGACTGGATCGTCGAGCGCACCGGCATCCGTTTCCGCCACATCGCCAGCCCCGACGAGACGACGGGGACGCTCGGCTGCGACGCGGCCAAGGCGGCGCTGGCCGCGGCCGGCAAACGCGCGGACGAAATCGACCTGATCGTGCTGGCGACCGCAACCCCCGACCAGACCTTCCCCGCCACTGCGACCAAGATCCAGGCGATGCTGGGGATAAACGATTGCGTTGCGTTCGATGTCGGCGCGGTGTGTTCCGGCTTCCTCTACGCGATCCAGGTCGCCGACAGCATGATTCGCGGCGGCGTCGCGACTCGCGCCTTGGTGATCGGGTCGGAGACGTTCAGCCGCATCCTCGACTGGGAAGACCGCGCGACCTGCGTGCTGTTCGGCGACGGCGCGGGTGCGGTCGTGCTCGAGGCGCAGGACGTGGCGGAGGACGGGCCCGGCATCCTGACCACCAAGCTTCACGCCGACGGGCGCCACAACGAACTGCTCTATGTCGATGGCGGCCCCTCGACCACCGGGACGGTCGGCAAGGTGCGGATGAAGGGCCGCGAGGTCTTCCGTCACGCGGTCACCAATTTGGCGAGTGTGATGGACGAATCGCTCGGTGCGATCGGGCTGACCGCCGCCGATGTCGATTGGGTCGTGCCGCACCAGGCCAATGCCCGCATCCTCGACGCGACCGCGCGCAAGCTCGGGCTGCCCGCCGAAAAGGTCGTCGTCACGGTCGATCAACACGCCAATACCTCTGCCGCTTCCGTGCCGCTCGCGCTCGATGCCGCGAGTCGCGACGGACGGATCAAACCGGGACAGATCGTCGTGCTGGAGGCGATGGGCGGGGGCTTCACCTGGGGCGCTGCGGTGCTACGCACCTAA
- a CDS encoding peptide chain release factor 3 yields the protein MTQISAKISDRRTFAIISHPDAGKTTLTEKLLYFGGAIHLAGEVKARGQNRRARSDWMKIEQQRGISVTSSVMTFEREGITFNLLDTPGHEDFSEDTYRTLTAVDSAVMVIDAARGIEAQTRKLFEVCRLRSVPIITFVNKVDREGRDPFELLDEIADMLALDVCPMSWPVGMGGQFEGVLNLADNNVARPEGDSRTFQGKVDADPTLPGNIADEVELAQGGYAEFDAEAYRNGDLTPVYFGSALKDFGVAELIAALAAYAPPPRPQPAEPAPVAPDNPEVTGFIFKVQANMDPNHRDRIAFMRLCSGTFKRGMKLTPTGHGKPIAVHSPILFFAQNREVADEAFPGDIIGIPNHGTLRVGDTLSERADVRFTGLPNFAPEILRRVALKDPTKTKQLRKALDDMAEEGVTQVFYPEIGSNWIIGVVGQLQLEVLISRLDAEYKVAAGLEMAPFETARWISADDPADLKTFADLNRAAMAKDRDGNPVYMAKTSWDVGYVADRYPKVRFAATRER from the coding sequence ATGACCCAGATTTCGGCCAAGATTTCGGACCGCCGCACCTTCGCGATCATTTCCCACCCCGACGCCGGCAAGACCACGCTGACCGAGAAGCTGCTGTATTTCGGCGGCGCCATCCACTTGGCCGGCGAGGTCAAGGCGCGTGGGCAGAACCGGCGCGCGCGATCGGACTGGATGAAGATCGAGCAGCAGCGCGGGATTTCGGTCACGTCGTCGGTGATGACGTTCGAGCGCGAGGGCATCACCTTCAACCTGCTCGACACGCCGGGCCATGAGGACTTTTCCGAAGACACCTATCGCACGCTGACCGCCGTCGATTCCGCCGTCATGGTGATCGACGCGGCGCGCGGGATCGAGGCGCAGACGCGCAAATTGTTCGAGGTGTGCCGGCTCCGCTCGGTGCCGATCATCACCTTCGTCAACAAGGTCGATCGCGAGGGGCGCGACCCGTTCGAACTGCTCGACGAGATCGCCGACATGCTCGCACTGGACGTGTGCCCGATGTCCTGGCCGGTCGGGATGGGCGGGCAGTTCGAAGGCGTGTTGAACCTGGCCGACAATAACGTCGCGCGGCCCGAGGGCGACAGCCGCACGTTCCAGGGCAAGGTCGATGCCGACCCCACGCTGCCGGGCAACATCGCCGACGAAGTCGAGCTGGCGCAGGGCGGCTATGCCGAATTCGATGCCGAGGCTTATCGCAACGGCGACCTGACGCCGGTCTATTTCGGCTCCGCGCTCAAGGATTTCGGCGTCGCCGAGCTGATCGCTGCGCTCGCCGCCTACGCCCCGCCGCCGCGCCCGCAGCCCGCCGAGCCCGCACCCGTCGCGCCGGACAATCCCGAGGTCACCGGCTTCATCTTCAAGGTCCAGGCGAACATGGACCCCAACCACCGCGACCGCATCGCGTTCATGCGACTGTGCTCGGGCACGTTCAAGCGCGGCATGAAGCTGACGCCCACCGGCCACGGCAAGCCGATTGCGGTGCATTCGCCGATCCTGTTCTTCGCGCAGAACCGCGAAGTGGCGGACGAGGCGTTCCCCGGCGACATCATCGGCATTCCGAACCACGGCACGCTCCGCGTCGGCGATACCTTGTCCGAGCGCGCCGACGTGCGCTTCACCGGTCTGCCCAATTTCGCGCCCGAAATCCTGCGCCGCGTCGCGCTGAAGGACCCGACCAAGACCAAGCAGCTGCGCAAGGCACTCGACGACATGGCCGAAGAAGGCGTGACGCAGGTCTTCTATCCGGAGATCGGGTCGAACTGGATCATCGGCGTGGTCGGGCAGCTCCAGCTCGAAGTGCTGATCAGCCGGCTGGACGCGGAGTACAAGGTCGCGGCAGGGCTGGAGATGGCGCCGTTCGAAACCGCGCGCTGGATCTCCGCCGACGATCCCGCCGACCTCAAGACCTTCGCCGACCTCAACCGTGCCGCGATGGCGAAGGATCGCGACGGCAATCCGGTCTATATGGCGAAGACGTCATGGGACGTCGGCTACGTCGCCGACCGTTATCCCAAGGTGCGGTTCGCCGCGACGCGGGAGCGCTAG
- a CDS encoding MerR family transcriptional regulator encodes MAAAGEKAAGAFRTIGEVSRDTGLPQHILRYWETRFPQLRPLQRAGKRRYYRPEDVALVRRLDSLLNQEGYTVRGVQKLLASETRAAPVPAAPVPVAGAPVDAASLTSIRDLLATALAQN; translated from the coding sequence ATCGCTGCGGCCGGCGAAAAGGCGGCTGGCGCGTTCCGCACCATTGGTGAGGTTTCGCGCGACACCGGCTTGCCGCAGCACATCCTGCGCTATTGGGAAACGCGATTTCCCCAGCTCCGGCCGCTCCAGCGCGCCGGCAAGCGGCGCTATTACCGGCCCGAGGATGTGGCGCTGGTGCGGCGGCTCGATTCGCTGCTCAACCAGGAGGGCTATACCGTGCGCGGCGTGCAGAAATTGCTCGCCAGCGAAACGCGCGCCGCGCCCGTACCCGCCGCCCCGGTGCCCGTCGCCGGAGCGCCGGTGGATGCGGCAAGCCTGACATCGATTCGGGACCTGCTGGCAACGGCGCTCGCCCAGAACTAA
- a CDS encoding integration host factor subunit alpha: MSVGTLTRADLADALQREVGLSRADSAKMVEDILEYMCDALSRGENVKISGFGTFVLRDKGQRIGRNPKTGVEVPIAPRRVLTFRASQMMRDRIVSAG; the protein is encoded by the coding sequence ATGAGTGTGGGTACGTTGACGCGAGCAGACCTGGCCGATGCGCTGCAGCGCGAAGTCGGATTGTCGCGCGCCGATTCGGCCAAGATGGTCGAAGATATTCTGGAATATATGTGCGACGCCTTGTCGCGCGGCGAAAACGTCAAGATTTCGGGCTTCGGCACGTTCGTGCTGCGCGACAAGGGTCAGCGCATCGGACGCAATCCGAAGACCGGGGTCGAGGTGCCGATCGCCCCGCGTCGCGTCCTGACGTTCCGGGCGAGCCAGATGATGCGCGACCGCATCGTCAGCGCGGGCTGA
- a CDS encoding aldose 1-epimerase family protein yields the protein MADPVALRSDGLSALIDPLGAELVSLKDAQGRELMTDADPAFWTGHAPILFPIVGRLNGDVLRIDGRDYPMKQHGFARRMVFEVVAHDDSGARFRLTANDETRAVYPFDFALDVAFTLRDATLAIDVSVHNRGDVPMPASLGFHPAFAWPLPYDQRREDHRIAFDGDEPGAIVELDDGLFAATRPSPLDGRLLHLADDLFADDALIWDPVRSSGVTYGATVGPRLRIDFPDTPYLGIWTKPGAAFVCIEPWHGHADPVGFTGDFHDKPGVFEVAPGAERTCSMQVTLLP from the coding sequence GTGGCTGATCCGGTCGCGCTCCGGTCGGACGGGCTGTCCGCGCTGATCGATCCGCTCGGGGCCGAATTGGTGTCCCTCAAGGACGCCCAGGGTCGCGAGTTGATGACCGATGCCGATCCGGCGTTCTGGACCGGGCATGCGCCGATCCTGTTTCCGATCGTCGGGCGGCTGAACGGCGACGTGCTGCGGATCGACGGGCGCGACTATCCGATGAAGCAGCACGGCTTCGCGCGGCGGATGGTTTTCGAGGTCGTTGCGCATGACGATTCCGGCGCGCGCTTTCGCCTGACGGCGAACGACGAGACTCGCGCCGTCTATCCCTTCGACTTCGCGCTGGACGTCGCCTTCACGCTCCGTGATGCGACGCTGGCGATCGACGTCAGCGTGCACAATCGCGGCGATGTACCGATGCCGGCAAGCCTGGGTTTCCACCCTGCCTTTGCGTGGCCCCTGCCCTATGACCAGCGGCGTGAAGATCACCGCATCGCCTTCGACGGCGACGAACCCGGCGCGATCGTCGAATTGGACGATGGCCTGTTCGCGGCGACGCGCCCCTCGCCGCTCGACGGACGGCTGCTACATCTCGCCGACGATCTGTTCGCCGACGACGCGCTGATCTGGGATCCGGTGCGCTCGTCGGGCGTGACCTATGGCGCCACCGTCGGCCCGCGCCTCCGAATCGATTTTCCCGACACGCCGTATCTCGGCATCTGGACCAAGCCGGGCGCGGCGTTCGTCTGCATCGAGCCGTGGCACGGCCACGCCGATCCGGTGGGCTTCACCGGCGATTTCCACGACAAGCCGGGCGTCTTCGAGGTTGCACCCGGTGCCGAACGCACCTGTTCGATGCAGGTGACGTTGCTGCCCTGA